The following proteins are co-located in the Bacteroidales bacterium genome:
- the thrC gene encoding threonine synthase — MITDKFQYKCTDCGKEYSQSEVTYLCTVCAEKNTSNKPPKGVLKIIYDYENLSSFGDTNAVFNRLKESNFIDLFPIKNSESFPKLKVGNTPLYKQTELNGKTLPFNLLLKDDSQNPTYSFKDRASYLVSAYAKENGIDTIVAASTGNAGSSLAGICASQNQKAIIMVPKTAPLAKLTQIVMYGATIIPVKGTYDDAFDLSIKATEKFGWYNRNTAFNPLTIEGKKTVSFELYDQLGQTIPDRIFVPVGDGVIISGVYKGFEDLLKLGIIEKMPIIVAVQSEGSDNIARNMNTDNFVLKASNTVADSISVDIPRNFYMAKQFIQKYKGELMTVSDNEIISASAELSKNTGLFAEPAAATAFAGIINYMSMNKLEADSNNVVLLTGSGLKDLKSVQSVISIPDAVEPDVENLKNMLNLL; from the coding sequence ATGATAACAGATAAATTTCAATATAAATGCACCGATTGCGGAAAAGAATATTCACAAAGTGAAGTTACTTATTTATGTACTGTTTGTGCAGAAAAAAATACTTCGAATAAACCGCCGAAAGGTGTTTTGAAAATAATTTATGATTATGAAAATTTATCGAGTTTCGGAGATACAAATGCTGTATTTAACAGATTAAAAGAAAGTAACTTTATAGATTTATTCCCAATTAAGAATTCGGAGAGTTTTCCCAAATTAAAAGTCGGAAACACACCTTTATATAAGCAAACTGAATTAAACGGAAAAACTTTACCTTTCAATCTGTTATTAAAAGATGATTCGCAAAATCCGACATATTCTTTTAAAGATCGTGCTTCTTATTTGGTTTCAGCTTATGCAAAAGAAAACGGAATTGATACAATTGTTGCGGCATCAACCGGAAATGCAGGTTCTTCTCTTGCCGGAATTTGTGCTTCGCAAAACCAAAAGGCCATTATTATGGTTCCGAAAACGGCACCTTTGGCAAAACTGACTCAAATTGTAATGTACGGAGCAACTATAATTCCTGTAAAAGGAACTTATGATGATGCTTTTGATTTAAGCATAAAAGCAACGGAAAAATTCGGCTGGTATAACAGAAATACGGCTTTTAATCCGTTAACGATTGAAGGAAAAAAAACGGTTTCTTTTGAATTGTACGACCAATTAGGGCAAACGATTCCCGACAGAATTTTTGTGCCTGTGGGTGACGGTGTGATAATTTCAGGAGTTTATAAAGGTTTTGAAGATTTATTAAAACTCGGGATTATTGAAAAGATGCCGATTATTGTTGCCGTTCAATCAGAAGGCAGCGATAATATTGCAAGAAATATGAATACGGATAATTTTGTATTAAAAGCAAGCAATACCGTTGCCGATTCTATTTCGGTTGATATTCCTCGAAACTTTTATATGGCAAAGCAATTTATTCAAAAATACAAGGGTGAACTTATGACTGTTTCAGACAATGAAATAATAAGTGCATCGGCAGAATTATCAAAAAATACCGGATTATTTGCCGAGCCGGCAGCGGCAACAGCTTTTGCAGGGATTATTAATTACATGAGTATGAATAAATTAGAAGCTGACTCGAACAATGTTGTGCTTTTAACCGGCAGCGGATTAAAAGATTTAAAATCAGTACAATCTGTTATTTCAATACCGGATGCTGTTGAACCGGATGTTGAAAATTTGAAAAATATGCTTAATTTATTGTAG
- a CDS encoding pyridoxal-phosphate dependent enzyme yields MIRPIDKVTNEKALENAIKVFKEKGIILPTFEQQKHPETIPEKIKDELKNIGLWDFNPLNLFRITWKNEAKEHGGLFGTPTYIEMPKELTGVDARIVLMVGKYFPTGAHKVGAAYGCLAPRITTGEFDPTYHKAVWPSTGNYCRGGAFDSRLMGTEPIAILPEEMSKERFDWLRNVAKSTVIATRGSESNVKEIYDKCWELKRTREDVVIFNQFDEFGNPAWHYNVTGNALQEVFNLLKTDNSKFAAYVSATGSAGTIAGGDFLRTQHPHIKVVASEALQCPTILQNGFGAHRIEGIGDKHIPWIHNVKNTDAVTAIDDEDPMRLLRLFNEPEGHKYLKSVGISDELISQLHLIGISGIGNVLSAIKTAKYYEMTSDDIILTIATDSADMYVSRVDELRAERGEYNEIQAVKDFEKCMLGQQIDNMRELGYQDRKAIHNLKYFTWVEQQAKDVEELNQLWYDRNVWDKMFNQVHRWDELINEFNERTGVLKKYL; encoded by the coding sequence ATGATAAGACCAATTGACAAAGTAACAAACGAAAAAGCATTAGAAAATGCAATTAAAGTTTTCAAAGAAAAAGGTATTATTTTACCTACTTTTGAACAACAAAAACATCCGGAAACTATTCCGGAAAAAATCAAAGATGAATTAAAAAATATCGGACTTTGGGATTTCAATCCGTTGAATCTTTTCCGTATTACATGGAAAAACGAAGCAAAAGAACACGGAGGACTCTTCGGAACACCAACATACATTGAAATGCCGAAAGAATTAACAGGTGTCGATGCTCGAATAGTTTTAATGGTCGGTAAATATTTCCCTACGGGAGCCCATAAAGTCGGTGCAGCTTACGGATGCCTTGCTCCTCGAATTACTACCGGAGAATTTGACCCTACATATCATAAAGCTGTTTGGCCGTCAACCGGTAATTATTGCAGAGGCGGTGCTTTCGACAGTCGATTAATGGGAACCGAACCTATTGCAATTTTACCTGAAGAAATGAGCAAAGAACGTTTCGATTGGTTGAGAAATGTTGCAAAATCAACCGTAATTGCAACACGCGGAAGTGAATCCAACGTAAAAGAAATTTATGATAAATGTTGGGAATTAAAAAGAACCCGAGAAGATGTCGTAATTTTTAATCAATTTGATGAATTCGGAAATCCGGCATGGCACTACAATGTTACGGGTAATGCTCTGCAAGAAGTTTTTAACTTATTAAAAACAGACAACAGCAAATTTGCCGCTTATGTTTCAGCAACCGGTTCTGCCGGAACAATTGCCGGAGGTGATTTCTTAAGAACCCAGCATCCTCATATTAAAGTGGTTGCTTCGGAAGCATTACAATGTCCTACAATTTTACAAAACGGTTTCGGTGCTCACCGTATTGAAGGCATAGGCGACAAACATATTCCGTGGATTCATAATGTGAAAAATACAGATGCTGTTACGGCAATTGACGATGAAGATCCGATGCGATTATTAAGATTATTCAATGAACCGGAAGGACATAAATATCTTAAATCTGTCGGGATTTCAGATGAATTGATTTCTCAATTACATCTAATCGGTATTTCAGGTATCGGTAATGTATTGTCGGCAATTAAAACGGCAAAATATTATGAAATGACATCTGATGATATTATTTTGACGATTGCAACAGACAGTGCCGATATGTATGTTTCAAGAGTTGATGAATTACGTGCAGAAAGAGGAGAATATAATGAAATTCAAGCCGTTAAAGATTTTGAAAAATGTATGCTCGGGCAACAAATTGATAATATGCGTGAGCTCGGTTATCAAGACAGAAAAGCAATTCACAATTTAAAATATTTTACATGGGTTGAGCAACAAGCCAAGGATGTTGAAGAATTAAATCAACTTTGGTACGACCGAAATGTTTGGGACAAAATGTTTAATCAAGTACACCGGTGGGATGAATTAATTAATGAATTTAATGAACGAACGGGAGTTTTGAAAAAATATTTATAG